The region tgcaagccatgtatattgaaatgtgatcctgggaattgttaatttctttatacatgtatccattgttgttgagccttgggcgaacagaggaggtgctgttcgttcagcgtctgtgtacgggcccggatcgaccaaattggcgataacGGGACGTGACAGTGGCTTTCTGCAATGGAGGCGttattcgaggatatctacaccctcgagaaggacaaggttcGGTTGGCGGCTCACTGTTTAAAGGGGCCGGCACGATCGTGGTGGACGAGAGTGAAGAATGGTCGGTCCTTGGATCCAGCTACTATGACTTGGGAGGCATTCCGGGAGATTCTGCTAATGGAGTACTTTCCGGAAAGTGACAagcggaagatcaaggagaactttcgcaagttgaggcaggGAGGCCGAACGGTGCGGGAATATGAAAGGGAATTCTCGCACATGGTTAACTGTGTTCCCGGCTTGGTTCATGGTGACCGAGATTGGGCGGAGGTCTTCGAGCGGGGGTTGCGGCCGGAGATATTTAAGACTGTTCAGGCGCTTCGGCTGAAGACCTATGAAGAGGTGCTTGATCGTGCGCTATGGATAGAGCGCGGCAACGCCATTGCGCGCGAGGAACGTGAGGCGTTCGAAAGGGACAAGGACAGGGAGAAGTCTaagaagcgaccggctggtggtTCCGTGGGGCAGATGAGTTCCAAGCGACCCCCTCGGCACCCTAGATCGCAGTGGCAGCGAGATAGGAGCCAGACAAGGAGTCAGATGAGTCCCTTCCCGTGCATAATTTGCGGTGGGAATCATAGGCCGAGTGAATGTTCTCAGCATGACGGGAGATGTTTCCGATGCGGCCAAGCGGGACACATGAGATGGGATTGCCCGGGCGGCGCGTCACCGGCTCCATCAGCTGCTTCGGCTCAGTATGCTCCACGACAGCTTGCAGGACTGCCACCtgctatgtcggctgggcgAGCTTCATCACTGCGACCGCCGGAGGGATCACGTGCACCGAGTGGACGGGTTTTCGGCACTCAGGTGGAGAGCAGCCTGCtgtacccgacgacgtcgtggcaggtattattctgattaatGGCATTAGAGCAAGAGCACTATTTGACAcgggtgcatcgcattcatttattgaTGCCTCGTTTGTTAAGACTCATGGCATGGACATAGAGCATAAttatgactattggtgggttaacGCACCAGAACACTCGTTTAGAGTCCACGACGAGTGCCTAGCTTGTCCGGTTCAAATCGGCGACTGGATCATGCCGGTGGATTTGCTAGTGCTCAAGCAGATATGGGGATTTGATGTCATATTGGGagttaattggctctccaagtattatgccagcATTGACTGTGACAGtagggtgatcacttttcgtgagcctggtcAAGAGGAGTTTGAGTATCGGGCGTGTAAAGGCGCGCGCTTTGCGGCgactatatcgacggtgagggcaaAAAGGATGATCAAGGGTGGTTGCAAGGCTTACTTGGCGACCATTGTGGACCCtcaaaaggagcacccggaGTTGGGGAATATTCGGGTGGTGTGTGAATACCCGgacgtgtttccggcggagttaccgggactaccaccggatcgggaagttgagttcgtcattgacttgattcccggtgcGGTGctagtttcgaaggctccgtataggatggcaccggtggagcttaaAGAGCTAAAGGCCTAGTTGCAGGACCTACTTGATAAAAGCTTCGTGAAGCCAAGTGTGTCCTCGTGGGGAGCACCAGtattgtttgtgaagaagaaggacggcacccttcgactctgcgttgattatcgcgagttgaacaaggtcacgatcaagaataagtacttGTTGCCGAGAATAGACGACCTGTTCAATCAATTGCAGGGGTCGCGggtatactcgaagatagatcttcagtcgggatatcatcagttgaaaATCTGGCCGAAGGACGTGCATAAAACGGCGTActgtacgcggtatggccattacgagtttacgatgatgccgtttgggcttaccaatgccccggcagcgtttatggacttgatgaacagGGTCTTTCGACCATTGTTGGATaagtgcgtcgtggtatttatCGACGACGTGTTGGTGTATTCGCGGAGTGAGGGAGAGCACGAGGAGCATCTAAggaccgtgttgcaaatactccgagatgagaagctttatgctaagctcaagaagtgcgaattctggctttcggaggtgaccttcttaggccatgtgatatccgggagtggaatctcggtggacccgaagaaaattaaggcgattcgagattggtcTCGTCCTACGAGTGTGGCAGAAGTCCGCAGTTTTCTCGGACTGGCGGGCTATTATCAGCgttttgttgagggatttgcgaaGTTGACCACTCCTCTCACACGTCTCACGCACAAGGGAGTAAGGTTTGATTGGAGCGAAGGTTGCGACCGAAGCTTCTAAGAGCTCAAGAAGAAGTTGACGTCTACCCCGGTACTTGCGTTGCCAACGCCGGGAGAGGGCTTCGTGGTGTATAGCGATGCTTCCTACaccggtctcgggtgtgttcttatgcaaaatgggcgagtcattgcttatgcttcgcgccaattgaaaagctatgagaagaactacccgacacACGATCTTGAGCTTGCGGCGGTTGTTTTTGCGCTGAAGCTTTGGAGGCACTATCTTTATGGTGAGCATTGCGAGGTGTATACCGATCACAAAACCCTCAcgtatttgttcacccagaaggagttgaatatgcggcagcggcggtagCTGGAATTGATAAAGGATTACGATCTTACTATCCTGTACCACCCCGGTAAAGGCAACGTGGTGGccgatgcgctgagtaggaaatCTGTTGAGAACTTGGCGACGGCGATTACTAATCAACCGGCATTGCATAAGgaaatgcaacggtttggattgGAGGTAGTGGCGCCGGAAGTTCCGACTATCTTGGCGGCACTAGTAGTtcgaccgaccttgttggagcaaaTCAAGGAGCGGCAAGCTGATGATCCGTATCTCCAAAACATGCGGAATGATGTTAGTAATGGGCGCGCTCGTGATTTCGGCGTGGGAGCTgacggtgcacttcggttcaGAAACCGATTGTGCATACTCAAGGACGATGAGATTCGTAAGATGGTGTTGCAAGAGGTGCATCACTCCCcgtatagtattcacccgggcggcactaagatgtacaaggatctaaaattgcattattggtggccaggTATGAAGAAGGACATCGGAGAGTTTGTGGCGCAGTGTttgacgtgccaacaagtaaaagccaAGCGTTGTTTTCccgcggggaagttgcagagtctaccaatccccgtgtggaagtgggaggatgtcgcgatggactttgtggtcgTGCTGCCCCGATCGCAAGCTGGACATGATGCCatatgggtggttgtggaccgtttgacgaaatcggctcactttttgccgatccacaccacatggtcaggagacaagttagcccaggtttacttggacgagatagtgagactgcatggggttccCGTGTCGATTGTATCCgatcgagacccccggttcacttctcatttctggaggagcttgcaggatgctctaggcacgcggctcgattttagtacggcgtttcatcctcagagtgatggacaatctGAGAGAACGATTCAGATActcgaggacatgttgcgagcatgTGTGCTTCACTATCGTGGGGGGTGGCACGATTACTTATCGATTGCGGAAtttgcatacaacaatagctattaAGGAAGTATTGCAATGGCGCCATTCGAAGCCCtatatggaaagaagtgtcgctcgccaattcattggagcgaggtgggcgAGAGAGTAGTTCTTGGCCCAGAAGTTGTTCGGGAGGCGGAGGAAAAAGTCCGTCTCGCCCGGCAAAGATTAGCGACGGCGCAGTcaaggcacaagagttatgccgataaGCGAAGAAAGGACATTGAGTTcacggttggagaccgcgtgttcctaaaggtatcgccgatgcgcGGTGTTAAGCGGTTTGGTGTCCGgggaaagttaagtccccgattTGTCGGACCCTTCGAGATCTTGGAAAGAGTTGGCGCGGTGGCCTACAGagtagcattaccaccgaggcttgcgggggtgcacgatgtgttccatgtatctaatctccgcaagtatgtccacgatccggagcatgttctctcgtatataccgacagaacttcaagaggacatgacctatgaggagtttCCGGCGTACATTGTTTAtcgggaggtgcgaaagctacggaatcgagaaattccgtatgttaagatcCATTGGAGCGAACACGGCTGTAACAATGTGGATCCTCGAAGTCCGAGGGTTGcccttcgtccaggatcgactaatggtcgaatggataagctttggaaaagcttagGATGCACGAGAATCGAGAAGTGCATTAGAATGGAGTCTGCGAGAGCAAGTAATGCAATAgcatttttgggctgaagttgctctcggggaccggtctctggaggtgagagaccggtcccatcagccgAAGGCTGTgaggttgctgatgcaaccggtccctggcagaggagggaccggtcccagcctgcgacatcagtgagaagagccgaaaatcggctaagtcccgaaagtatagctctcgggaaccggtctctctgagaggaaccggtctcccgaggaccggtctctcagggagggaccggttcccgaacgcgtgtccgCGGGGGAAGGccccgaggaccggtcccaggtcggggagaccggtccctccgcgcgcNNNNNNNNNNNNNNNNNNNNNNNNNNNNNNNNNNNNNNNNNNNNNNNNNNNNNNNNNNNNNNNNNNNNNNNNNNNNNNNNNNNNNNNNNNNNNNNNNNNNNNNNNNNNNNNNNNNNNNNNNNNNNNNNNNNNNNNNNNNNNNNNNNNNNNNNNNNNNNNNNNNNNNNNNNNNNNNNNNNNNNNNNNNNNNNNNNNNNNNNNNNNNNNNNNNNNNNNNNNNNNNNNNNNNNNNNNNNNNNNNNNNNNNNNNNNNNNNNNNNNNNNNNNNNNNNNNNNNNNNNNNNNNNNNNNNNNNNNNNNNNNNNNNNNNNNNNNNNNNNNNNNNNNNNNNNNNNNNNNNNNNNNNNNNNNNNNNNNNNNNNNNNNNNNNNNNNNNNNNNNNNNNNNNNNNNNNNNNNNNNNNNNNNNNNNNNNNNNNNNNNNNNNNNNNNNNNNNNNNNNNNNNNNNNNNNNNNNNNNNNNNNNNNNNNNNNNNNNNNNNNNNNNNNNNNNNNNNNNNNNNNNNNNNNNNNNNNNNNNNNNNNNNNNNNNNNNNNNNNNNNNNNNNNNNNNNNNNNNNNNNNNNNNNNNNNNNNNNNNNNNNNNNNNNNNNNNNNNNNNNNNNNNNNNNNNNNNNNNNNNNNNNNNNNNNNNNNNNNNNNNNNNNNNNNNNNNNNNNNNNNNNNNNNNNNNNNNNNNNNNNNNNNNNNNNNNNNNNNNNNNNNNNNNNNNNNNNNNNNNNNNNNNNNNNNNNNNNNNNNNNNNNNNNNNNNNNNNNNNNNNNNNNNNNNNNNNNNNNNNNNNNNNNNNNNNNNNNNNNNNNNNNNNNNNNNNNNNNNNNNNNNNNNNNNNNNNNNNNNNNNNNNNNNNNNNNNNNNNNNNNNNNNNNNNNNNNNNNNNNNNNNNNNNNNNNNNNNNNNNNNNNNNNNNNNNNNNNNNNNNNNNNNNNNNNNNNNNNNNNNNNNNNNNNNNNNNNNNNNNNNNNNNNNNNNNNNNNNNNNNNNNNNNNNN is a window of Ananas comosus cultivar F153 unplaced genomic scaffold, ASM154086v1, whole genome shotgun sequence DNA encoding:
- the LOC109704824 gene encoding uncharacterized protein LOC109704824, coding for MEALFEDIYTLEKDKVRLAAHCLKGPARSWWTRVKNGRSLDPATMTWEAFREILLMEYFPESDKRKIKENFRKLRQGGRTVREYEREFSHMVNCVPGLVHGDRDWAEVFERGLRPEIFKTVQALRLKTYEEVLDRALWIERGNAIAREEREAFERDKDREKSKKRPAGGSVGQMSSKRPPRHPRSQWQRDRSQTRSQMSPFPCIICGGNHRPSECSQHDGRCFRCGQAGHMRWDCPGGASPAPSAASAQYAPRQLAGLPPAMSAGRASSLRPPEGSRAPSGRVFGTQVESSLLYPTTSWQVLF